The nucleotide sequence ACGTATCGGTGAGGCATTGGTAGGGATTATGCAGATTATCTCACCCTATATACCACAACTCATTTAAGAAGTTGCCCCTCCCTTATCCTCATCACTTGTATCTCAACTAGCCTTTGCTCTCCCGAGGCACGACACTTCTCCAGTTGGCCCATCGCCTATGGCTCCTGACATTGATCATCCAATCGAGGAACAACCAGGAAACCTAAGACCAACATCAAGGCATGACACTCGACATACCATTCCTGCCTTTCCCAAAGTAGATACAATGTCATTTGACTTAGTGGAGGACTCATTGTAGGCTCAAGTGTGGAGGATGAACCGACACCTAGATGAGGTCCAGAAGGAAGTATATAAAACCTACTAGGATTATGGGGACGGTATGATAAGAGGGTCCCCCTTCACCCAAGAAATTCAAGACAAACCTATCTTGCTCCACTTCTGCCTCTTGACACTGGAGGCCTATGATGGTGGTGTTGATCCGGCAGAATATGTCATTGCCTTCCGACAGAATGTCATTACCTTGGATGTTTTTCCACTATGGCTTATGCATAGGCTTTTCTTCCGACTATGTTGTCACCACCAAATGTTGGTTTGCCAATAATCACATCAATCTGTTTCTCGATGGGGTCATGAGGGTGAGGAGAGGGCTCTTAGTCCTTTGAAGGTATCGCTCGAGGTGTCCTCTATGGATAAGGTCCTTGATTTAGTATTTCAGATCTCGATATTCTTTGGTGTCATGGCCATAGTCTCGATGGTACCTGCAATATCTTATTTTATCTTTGAACTCAAACGAGGTCTTCAATGGTCTGGGCTCCCTTAAGAGCCTCTTTTCCTTGATTTGGAGAAAGATTTATATTCTTGATGAATtgagaggtggtggtggtggcggccttGGGAGTGGAGGCTCCGGCCTGTTGAATTTCTTCTTGGATAGTCCTAGGGATGAATCTCAGGGCTATTCTGCACAGGGCCTTTTATTTGTCTCCTCGCGCCTCACTGCCAACAATGTTTCGGTGGTAATGAACTAATGAGCCCTCTGGAACATCTCAAAGACTATCACTGGGGCATTCGACTAATGACTAAAAGAATCTTGTGGGTAAGTCTAAATGTGCATGGAATTGCTTAATAAGTGAGCATATAAGTAGTTCTCATGCGATCTGAGAGGCTTTGTATTGTCAGGGCCAACTGTCTATTACATAAGAAAAGTAAGTCCTCCCTGAAAGAAGGGAAAGCACTATAATTTTTGGAGAATCCGGCTAGCCAATAGAAAGCTAGTAGGGGCTTTAAGCGAGCAtttcatagagagagagagagagagagagagagagagagagagactcattCTCCTTCTGCCTTAGCCCGAGGAGTGTCACTATAGATGGCTTGGGTCGTACATTGACCAAGAAGTGTAACTCGAATTCCTTAGCGAGTTGGTCAAAAGATGTGATTGAAAATAGCTGTAGCCGATTGTACTACACCCGACCCGGTCCTCCAAGGGTGGTGGGAAATGCTCGACACATTAGAGCGTTGGATGACTCGGCACATTAAAGGGATGACTCGGAAGTCACTTTCGAAATCACTAAAGCTCGTGTAAAGAGAATTATGGTGGATACAGGAAGTTTCGTTAATATCTTATACTTTGATGCTTTCCAAAAGCTCAGTTTAGTAGAGAAGGACCTCACCCCGATGACCTTGGCTCTTACTAGGTTCACAAGGGATTCCATCTCTCCCGTTGGGACCACAACCTTGCCCATCACCATCGGCGAGGAACCAAGATCCAAGACTATGATGATCACATTTATGGTGGACAACCTTCCTTTAGCATAATGGACCCTCGAGATATGGCAAAGGCACCACCTCACCCTAAACTAATGGAGCGAGTGCTAGAGGTCCCCCTTGATAAAAGTCAATCGGACATAGTCATAAAATTTGGGTCTGCTCTTTTGAAAAAGGACTAGGTTCAACTTATTGATTTCCTTGTAAAAAATACCGATGTATTTGCTTGGTCCCCAAAGGACATGTTAGGAATCGACCCAAGGGTCACACAACATCAATTGAATATTCTTCCTGAAGCACGATCCGTGAAGCAAAAGTTGCAAAAGTTCTCTCTCGACTGGAAATAAGCCATAAGTAATGAGGTAGACTAGCTACTAAAAGCAAGATATACAATAGAGGTAAAATACCCTCAATGATTGTCCAATGTAGTATTGGTCAAGAAATCTATTGGGAAACTTAGGGCAGCATtatatgcatagtggaagaatagaaaacaaaatctcaaaGTTTTCGTAGAAAAAGTTTttcatcgtcatgcaaagattagtgcgcaaaaacctGTAAAACTAAAAATTGCACATATATGAAAGATGTATTACctgaggagatcatatatccctgaaaacgtatatatttgtgggagaggatgaatgagatcaactatcctcctatctagcggtgatccacatgatagaTGTGGTGAAGACGCTACTCAAATCACTACATAATCCTCCTCTCTATGTGCACCACATGATAAAGAAGGGGTCTACCCTTCTTGCAGTCCACACACCCCTTAATTGGGGCTgtcggttgaggaggagagggagagaggagtacaGAAAGTGGTAGCCAAAAGGAGTCTAGCCTATGTCCCTTTGGTTCCAGAGGTTAttgtcaatttaaccctaatggatcttgtcaAATTGGGTACtatatctctatccaattacccaagcatcttggattagtggatttctacctaataatctctcctttttagatcttatctacaagatccaataattcaagggcttattagatataaaATAAGATAAGGACtccagcgaatatctcatatctaaactcgcaacacctaccatatcttATATCCAAGAGATCGCCTCTGGTATCGTGAGGCTAACGGTAGGGTCAATAGTGGGGCTATTGTTATTTAAGTGCAACAACTTCTGGTGCTTCTTCACATTGTATGAGAAATCAATGAAGATGGGGATGAAGGGAGCAGAGGGGAAAGACCAAGTGATAGTTAGCATCACCTCCAGGGGCGAAGTCATTGAGCTCAAGGACATGGTGCTTCGGGGAGGCATAGCCATCGCTCTCGATGATGTTGCCATTATGAGTGTTGTCGACGCACTTAATGAGCTAATTGAGGGTGATGGACTTTCCATTGTCACAACCTCTTAAGTCTTGGTTGATGTTAGCTTAGGGATATGGTGGCTGAGTAGGCTATCATGGTCAATATCGTCTACCTCTACCATCGGGAAGGATCGTTGGTCAAACTAGAATATCCTATCCACAAACTAGAATATCCAACGGGAAGGATCGGGAAGGATCATTGGTCAATATCATCTTGTTAGGGTCTTTTGTTAGCTGCTAGTGCTAATGACAGTTGAGTTGCTGATTGTGGTTAAGATAGTAGCCTCATTAGGCTAGCTAGGGCAAGAGCGGAATAACAGTTTGCATCACTCCCATTAATGTTTACACCTACTGGGTGAGGTATAGGAACACCTCAACGAGGACAAGCAGGTGGCTCGGGGTTGCCTCCAAGGGCGAGAGGCCTGGGTCGTTGAGCAGACACCCGTGTCACAATAGTATTTGAGCCAAGGTAGATACATCCATATATAGAAACAGCCTCCTCGCTCGAGCATTCATTGAGAAGGTTGGTAGGTAGATGTTCTTGCGACATCAGACACTTCCTCTAGCATCAAAATGTCAAGAGAAAATACTGTTGACGTCTTGATCAACCCGATGTGATCCGGACCCGTATGTTCTAGACTATATGAAGATCGAGATCGAGAGATGTTACTTGACTCAGTCCCTTCGACCTAATACGGGAATTTGTGGGTTCAAGATGTTCAGAATGAGTCTCTTACAATGgatttaagatatatttttatatcttagaGGATGAGAAAGGAGTTTGTGAAAATAGTCTCTTACATTGGGTTTAAGATATCTTTTTAAGCCTTGAGAGGATAAAAAAAAGTTTGTAAATTTTATGTCTTATGAGGACACGAGATTGTGTTTACCAGCTTTGGATTTTAAAACTCATAAATCAATTACCTTGTAATTACGTAGTTTATGATAATGGATGAGAAAGAATACTGTTGTTTTCATTTTCAATCACATTAGTTAGGACGTGCTTCTCGCTAATTCTGTCGTTCCCATTGACTCGTTCCCTTCGAACCAGGAGGCGAAGAAACTTAATATAGCACTGAACGAGATCGGTTTACCCGCCTTACTGCAGGGAAGACCATGCATTTTTATGCTTAGCTGCATGTATTGCCAAGAACCGATAATTAAGATGGCTAAAAAAACGTCGAGATTAATGCAACGATTGCCAAAAAGAGCTCTTATCCACGTATTGTTCGTCTGGACGAAGTCAAGAAAGAAAACCGACGCGACGGTCTCTCATCTTTTACCTTTTTATCAGTTAGTTCGACCGTTATATAAGCACGCCCTCTCCTTCCTCTCGACGGCAGGCGGACAGATACTTGGGGAGCTCCGTCCCCAAAGTATCTTTCTTAGGTTTCCTCCTTTCACTCCGTCCACAATCCAAAGTAAATGCACACGCTTCTCTTGGATTAGCAAACAATACGAGGACCGTAAAGAGATGTCGAATAAGGCCGTCTTGGGTGCTCTCTCGGCGGTCCTCCTTGTGGCCGCCGTGATAGGGGCGGCGAGTGACGATTCCCCTGTCGCCTCCTCCAAGTCCGTGACGGCCATCTGCGCCTCCACTGACTACGCTGATGTGTGCGAACGGACCCTCAATGCTGCCATCAATGGCTCTGCCTCTCCCAAGGAGATCATACAAGCTTCCTTCATGGTTGCCATCAAAGAAATCGAAGCTGCCACCCACCTGTCCAACAACGTGAGTTTGAAAGCCACTGACTCGATGAACAAGGATGGGTTCGACATTTGTCGTCGACTCTTCGAGGATGCCACCGAGGAGCTACAAGCTGCCTTCTCGGAGACTCATGACCTTGACGGTTTGGCGAGAAGGACCGATGACATCAAGTGCTGGCTTTCAGCCGTCATCTCCTACCAGCAGACCTGCCTCGATAGCATCACTCAACCCGACCTACACTCGACCATGAAGGACGGGCTTGTCACGGCCTCTCAGGTCACCAGCAATGCCATTGCCATCGTCGATGGGCTCAGTTCATTATTCAAGAACTTCCAAGTCCCCATCAACGTGACCAATATCGCCAGCCGCCGGCTACTGTCTCAGGGGAGCGATGCCAAGGGTTATCCCACGTGGTTCTCGGCCCATGACAGGAAGCTCTTGGCTGCCAGTGCGAGAGGTGAGTTGAAGCCTAACATGGTGGTGGCTCAGGATGGGAGTGGAGACTATAAGACTATCAACGCTGCCCTcaatgccatgcccaagaagtacACAGGCCGCTATGTGATCTACGTCAAGGCCGGGATCTACAAGGAGAATGTCCTCGTCACCAAGGACAAGGTGAACGTGTTCATGTATGGTGATGGACCAAGGAAGACAGTCGTGACTGGCAGCAAGAACAACGTCGATGGCGTTCAAACCATGAATACAGCGACCTTCGGTCTGACCTTCTTTGCTTTCATAAATCCTATATTATGCTACGTTTCACATCTACTCACGTACCATCTGACATATCAGTTGTGACCTAAGTTAGATATAGCAAACATATTACTGCAATCAATCTATATAACACTTACTACACCAAACTAAATCTTGATAGTAGAGACAATGAAATATCGAGAGTGAAGCAAAACATATGCATGTCTGACCTAAAGTTTTATGCAATTGGCATTTTCCAGCTGCCGAAGGGCAGGGCTTTATTGGCAAGTATATGGGGTTCAGCAACACCGCTGGACCAGAGAAGCACCAAGCCGTGGCGCTTCGTGTGAAAGGGGACATGTCAGCCTTCTTCAACTGTCGTATGGATGCGTTCCAGGACACTCTCTACGTGCAGGCCCATCGGCAGTTCTACCGCAACTGTGTGGTATCGGGGACTGTTGACTTCATCTTCGGTGACTCCTCCACCATTCTTCAAAACTGCCTCATCGTGGTGCGGCGCCCCATGGACAATCAACAGAACACGGTGACAGCACACGgacgagaggaggagaaggaagagaccgCACTTGTGATCCAAAACTGCCGCATCGTCCCCGACAAGCGCTTGTTCCCTGACAGGTTGACGATCCCCAGCTACCTTGGTCGGCCTTGGAAGGCACGCTCGAGGACCATCATCATGGAATCAACCATCGGCGACTTGATCAAACCGGAGGGATGGTTGCCATGGGATGGCGACCAGTTTTTGAACACACTATATTATGCCGAGTATGGCAACCGTGGGCCCGGTGCCGGGACCAGCGGCAGGGTGAATTGGCCTGGGTTTCATGTCATCAACAGGCAGACGGCTCAAGCGTACACAGTGAATTCCCTAATCCAAGGTCACCGGTGGATCAAGTTTTCGGGCATACCCTATCttggtgggtttacaaattgatgtCCTTCTTATCTACCTAATAAAAAAGTCGGAGATTGAGAGGTGGGATGTTCCTATGGGAGACTTCTTCCTTAATTTCATTATTATTGATTGATACTCCTTTAGTGGCATATGTTGTTGTGCTGGTGTTCTACTAAATTTTCTGACATCTTTATTTCTATATCCTCGTAACTTTCCTTCCTTCGTTTACGTGAAGTAGTGGTTGAATTACCTTTTGTGATATCGATCGATTGATATATTATGTTATATTAACACATGTCAGTTTGTTGTTACGTTACTTCGAGCAACGAAATTATGGATAATTCCTTTATTTCAGTTTATGAAAGAGATATAATAACCCGTTACGAGTGCATGTACTAATACAATGATTGACTCTATCAAAACAATAGGTTTAATGGAACCTTTTATTCGGTGATGTTATCTAGTCTTATGTTATAAACCCCAATGCCGCCATGATGTATACGAACATCCCCCTCATCCCTCAGCTTATACAACAGACGACTCCTCCCCCAAAACCGATCTAGTCGGTGTTCATCCCTACGTCTCACGACACCTCCCCATTCAGAAAACTGCCTCAAGCTCCAAACATCTATTCGCTAACCGAGGAGCAGTCGTGAGACCCAAGGACGATTGTGGAGTGCAGCACTCTCGCACTCGGGTGTGTTGCACCGACCTTCCCCATAGCCAGTGTTTATCCTTGCATTCCAGGACACCTCCCTAGTCAGACAACTGCCTTAGCATCCATATGTCCATCCGCCGACCGAGGAGTAGTCGGGAGACTTGAGGCTCACAGTGGAGTGCAGCACCACCACACTCAAGCGTGTTGCACCGATCTTCCCCGAGCCCGACACCTTATCGTTTGATTCGACAAACGCCCGTTCATGGCCCAACTGTGCCTAGTGAATCAATGCCTATACGAGGTCCAAAGGGTGTTCCATAAATCGAAGGAAAAGCTCGGGTAAGGCTCCTCGGTAAGCTCCCCCTTTGTCCAGGAAATCTAAGATAGACATATCCCCCTCAATTTCTATCGCTCGATCTTGGAGGCATATGACGACTGCACCAACCCAGTAGAGCATGTCACTGCATTCCGAGCCTAGATGGCCCTCTATGACACCTCCAACACTCTCATGTGTCAGGCATTTCCCACCACCATCCGAGGTTCGGCTCGGATGTGGTACAACTGACTTAGGCTATACTCGGTCTCGTCTTTTGATTAGCTCGTAAGAGATTTTGAGCTAAATTTATTGGCCAACGAACAACCTAAACCATCTGCGGTCATGCTCTTCGGGTTGAGTTAGAAGGAAGATGAATCCCTTTCTCACTTTGTCGCTCGCTTCGCCACTATGATCTGAGGGGTCCCCGACACTCACCCCTCAGTGGTTATGCAAGCATTCTTGATGGCCCTGTGACCATCAAGATTCTTTTGGTCACTGGTTGAGAAGCCACCAATGACTACTCTCGAGATACTTTAGTGCTCCAACCAGTACGTCACTACCTAGGCACTAGTGGTAGGAAAACGTGAGGACCACAAAAGTGTTTGAtgttaaaatcaattgatgaatttatgaacTAACAAGTGTTTAAGATAAGTGACGCAAGATAAACTTTGATCATGGACTTGATTCATTGAagtagaatcagacgttgggtcggagagcaacatgttagagattggatgtcgggccaaaggattggtcgacatgtcaGAGGATGAACTTCGTGCCattagttcgggcatcgagctggaTGGATCGAATATTGCGGTAAGAAGATCGGATTTTATGGGAGGTCAACATGTTAATAGATCGGGCAATACATCGAAAGAAAGGACAATGCGACGAAGGCTCAGACGAAGTGTCGGATGATCTAATGACATATCAGATAACGTAGGCTTTATGATTTGTAATTATTGTGtcatgatcgaagtagtttagagttTAATTTAGTTAGTTTTAGGTGTAACCATAACAACTTAATTAAAGGCCtattggtaggtgttgcgacgggtAGAGattcgaatataagatattcgttagagctcctattttattggatatctagtaagcccctaaattattggatattTTGGGTGAGACTCAATACGACTAAATagatattattagatagagatccactaatataagaggtttgggtaattggatagagctttagtacccaatatgataagatccattagggtttagtggtaggaacctctataaataagaggggtcAAAAGGTGGCATAGACTAGTCTCCTCGTGGCcacccctcctattctcctccctctcctacCTCTCCTCTCCTTCCTAGTCGATGGCCTCAATTTGAGGCGTATGGTCAACCAGAAGGGCTGGCCCCTTCT is from Musa acuminata AAA Group cultivar baxijiao chromosome BXJ1-6, Cavendish_Baxijiao_AAA, whole genome shotgun sequence and encodes:
- the LOC135677897 gene encoding pectinesterase-like encodes the protein MSNKAVLGALSAVLLVAAVIGAASDDSPVASSKSVTAICASTDYADVCERTLNAAINGSASPKEIIQASFMVAIKEIEAATHLSNNVSLKATDSMNKDGFDICRRLFEDATEELQAAFSETHDLDGLARRTDDIKCWLSAVISYQQTCLDSITQPDLHSTMKDGLVTASQVTSNAIAIVDGLSSLFKNFQVPINVTNIASRRLLSQGSDAKGYPTWFSAHDRKLLAASARGELKPNMVVAQDGSGDYKTINAALNAMPKKYTGRYVIYVKAGIYKENVLVTKDKVNVFMYGDGPRKTVVTGSKNNVDGVQTMNTATFAAEGQGFIGKYMGFSNTAGPEKHQAVALRVKGDMSAFFNCRMDAFQDTLYVQAHRQFYRNCVVSGTVDFIFGDSSTILQNCLIVVRRPMDNQQNTVTAHGREEEKEETALVIQNCRIVPDKRLFPDRLTIPSYLGRPWKARSRTIIMESTIGDLIKPEGWLPWDGDQFLNTLYYAEYGNRGPGAGTSGRVNWPGFHVINRQTAQAYTVNSLIQGHRWIKFSGIPYLGGFTN